The window CAGCGTCGCGTCGCCGAACACTTCGACGACATGCGAAGGCGATACGCGCACGCCGGTCACGCCGGGCAGCGCGGCAAGCCGCTTGCGCAATGCGCGCGCATCGGCTTCGTCGCGGCAATGCAGCTCCGCGCGCGCGTCGCCGACGAGTTCGGCGCGCAGCGTGTCCTTGTCCCCCTGGTAGCGTATGCCGCCGTCGCGCACCCACACGAGATCGTCGGCGGCGGCCAACTCTTCTTCGGAATGGCAGATCATCGCGACGCTGGTGCCGCGCGCGCGGTCGCCGAGCAGGTCGATCACGACGCCCGCATAGCGGCGGTCGAGCCCGGTGAATGGTTCGTCGAGCACGGCCAGCTCGGGCCGGTGCGCGAGCGCGACGTACAGGTCCACGCGTTGGCGCTGCCCCTTCGACAGCGCGCGGCACGGCTTGTCGAGCAGCTCGGCGATGCCGAGCGCGGTGGTGATCGCGGGGTCCGCCTGCACGTACATCGCGCGGTGCAGCGCGACGATCTCGGACACGCGCAGGTGGTCCGGATACTCGACCTTCTGCAATTGCGCGCCGAGCCGCCGCAGCGAACGCGTGTCGCGCATGAAGCGCGCGGCCGGCTCGTCCAGCACGCGCACGTCGGTCGCGCCGCGCCGGAAGCCGAGCAGCGCTTCGAGCAGCGTGGTCTTGCCGGACCCGTTCGGCCCGATGATCGCGGTGATCGCGCCGAGCCGGAACCGCACGTGCTGCGCGCGGAAGCGGAAATCGCCGGCCGTGACGTCGAGAGCACGCGCGCCGAGCGCCGCAGCGGGCACCTGCGCGTCGGGAAACGGCTGCGCGCCCGAACGCTGCGGCCTGTCGAACGCGGGCGGCGGGCCGAACAGCGCGCGCACGGAGGCGAGTAGCGAATCGCTCATCGTCGGCATCCTGTCAGTCGAACAGCATGACCTGCGTGTCGCGCGCGCCCCGGTACGGGTTGCGGCCGTGCGCGACCAGCATGTTGTCGACGACGAGCACGTCGCCGGCCTGCCACGGGAACGACAGCTCCTCGTCGTCGAACGCGTCGTAGACGGCCACCAGATCGTCGAACGGCATCGGCGAGCCGTCGCCATAGCGGATTTCATACGGGAACGCCGCGCGCGTGCCGTACACGCGCTGCAGGTAGCGATAGCTGAGTTCGCCCATCGAGCGCGGGTTCGGGTGCTGGGCGCTCGCCTGGTTGAACCACA is drawn from Burkholderia ambifaria AMMD and contains these coding sequences:
- a CDS encoding ATP-binding cassette domain-containing protein translates to MSDSLLASVRALFGPPPAFDRPQRSGAQPFPDAQVPAAALGARALDVTAGDFRFRAQHVRFRLGAITAIIGPNGSGKTTLLEALLGFRRGATDVRVLDEPAARFMRDTRSLRRLGAQLQKVEYPDHLRVSEIVALHRAMYVQADPAITTALGIAELLDKPCRALSKGQRQRVDLYVALAHRPELAVLDEPFTGLDRRYAGVVIDLLGDRARGTSVAMICHSEEELAAADDLVWVRDGGIRYQGDKDTLRAELVGDARAELHCRDEADARALRKRLAALPGVTGVRVSPSHVVEVFGDATLHPNVHRIVGERGIQHLALAPSTPGDLLRLCTEGPARD